A genome region from Macaca nemestrina isolate mMacNem1 chromosome 20, mMacNem.hap1, whole genome shotgun sequence includes the following:
- the FDX2 gene encoding ferredoxin-2, mitochondrial has protein sequence MHVMAASMTRGGVSARVLLQTARGTWWNRTGGTSGSGEGVAPGTTRKFQATGSRSAGEEETGGPEQPGDVVNVVFVDRSGQRIPVSGRVGDNVLHLAQRHGVDLEGACEASLACSTCHVYVSEDHLDLLPPPEEREDDMLDMAPLLQENSRLGCQIVLTPELEGAEFTLPKITRNFYVDGHVPKPH, from the exons ATGCACGTCATGGCTGCCTCCATGACCCGGGGCGGCGTGAGTGCCAGGGTTCTGCTTCAGACTGCAAGGGGCACCTGGTGGAACCGAACTGGGGGCACTTCGGGGTCGGGGGAGGGGGTGGCGCCGGGGACAACCAGAAAGTTTCAAGCGACAG GCTCACGCTCGGCGGGAGAGGAGGAGACAGGCGGCCCCGAGCAGCCCGGGGACGT GGTGAACGTGGTGTTCGTAGACCGCTCAGGCCAGCGGATCCCAGTGAGCGGCAGAGTCGGAGACAATGTTCTCCATCTGGCACAGCGCCACGGGGTGGACCTGGAAG GGGCCTGTGAAGCCTCCCTGGCCTGCTCCACCTGCCACGTGTACGTGAGTGAAGACCACCTGGATCTCCTGCCTCCGCCCGAGGAGAG GGAAGACGACATGCTAGACATGGCCCCCCTCCTCCAGGAGAACTCGCGGCTGGGCTGCCAGATCGTGCTGACGCCGGAGCTGGAAGGAGCGGAATTCACCCTGCCCAAGATCACCAGGAACTTCTACGTGGACGGCCACGTCCCCAAGCCCCACTGA